A single window of Desulfovibrio sp. G11 DNA harbors:
- a CDS encoding phage baseplate assembly protein, translating into MQNNSDSGSAISITIDGHTHRDWLRYSIDSDLFTPADAWQMSLGIPAGKLPGYLRPWAKVEVREGDSLILTGRIDSLRRRISKNESSLELSGRDGAAILLDCSAPILTQREVTVAEVCASMLRPVGVDKIKVQSSGAAYKKVAVEPGMSAWEALQRAAEASGLWPWFEPDGTLMVAAPDYSRAVDAELVLVKDGTGNNVLDITLEESCNRRYSEVTVLGQSIGGEDDEADTQLTHTVKDKGAWFYRPLIRDEGHVDSTDMASRRARKIITDGIMESLTITVRVRGHAIENGKPWQPGMRLRLRSDALQCDITTMLARRTFVGGREGTTTQLVLKPWGVWLPDTARKPHKRKKKSDGDECDYDFD; encoded by the coding sequence ATGCAAAATAATTCCGACAGCGGCAGCGCAATCAGCATCACCATTGACGGCCACACCCACCGCGACTGGCTGCGATACTCTATAGACAGCGACCTGTTTACACCCGCCGATGCGTGGCAAATGAGCCTGGGCATACCGGCGGGCAAGCTGCCCGGTTACCTGCGCCCGTGGGCAAAGGTGGAAGTGCGCGAGGGCGACAGCCTGATACTCACAGGCCGTATTGACAGCCTGCGCCGCCGCATCAGCAAAAACGAGTCGTCGCTGGAACTTTCCGGGCGAGACGGCGCAGCCATCTTGCTTGATTGCTCCGCGCCCATACTGACCCAACGCGAGGTCACAGTGGCCGAGGTGTGCGCAAGCATGCTGCGACCCGTGGGCGTGGACAAAATCAAGGTGCAATCGAGCGGCGCTGCGTACAAGAAGGTAGCTGTAGAGCCGGGCATGTCGGCGTGGGAGGCTTTGCAGCGCGCAGCCGAGGCTAGCGGCCTTTGGCCGTGGTTTGAGCCGGACGGCACCCTCATGGTGGCCGCGCCGGACTACAGCCGGGCAGTGGACGCAGAACTTGTGCTGGTCAAAGACGGCACGGGCAATAATGTGCTGGATATTACGCTGGAGGAAAGCTGTAACCGCCGTTACAGCGAGGTCACAGTGCTTGGGCAGAGCATCGGCGGTGAGGATGATGAAGCCGACACCCAGCTAACGCATACGGTCAAAGATAAGGGTGCGTGGTTCTATCGGCCCCTCATACGTGATGAGGGGCATGTGGACAGTACAGACATGGCCAGCCGTCGCGCCCGAAAAATCATTACTGATGGCATCATGGAAAGCCTCACCATCACCGTTCGTGTACGCGGCCATGCCATTGAAAACGGCAAGCCCTGGCAGCCGGGCATGCGCCTGCGCCTGCGCTCTGATGCCCTGCAATGCGACATCACAACGATGCTTGCCCGCCGCACCTTTGTGGGTGGGCGCGAGGGTACGACAACCCAGCTTGTGCTCAAGCCCTGGGGCGTGTGGCTGCCTGACACTGCCAGAAAGCCGCACAAGAGAAAGAAGAAATCTGACGGCGATGAGTGTGATTATGACTTTGACTAA
- a CDS encoding phage baseplate assembly protein domain-containing protein translates to MPSITDMIDARIARFMRALRLPYRARLTALNGDPALQMAQGKGLAGEAVQAVEVLQQFGFSSGIPADSQLIVLPLAGRSSASVVIATEHGAYRLKVAPGEARMYSQEGAYVHIKAGRIVEIDCDNLNINVKNHANVVRLSTHS, encoded by the coding sequence ATGCCAAGCATAACAGATATGATAGACGCCCGTATTGCGCGGTTTATGCGGGCCTTGCGGCTGCCGTACCGTGCGCGGCTGACCGCGTTAAACGGCGACCCGGCCTTGCAAATGGCGCAGGGCAAGGGCTTGGCTGGCGAGGCTGTGCAGGCTGTTGAGGTTTTGCAGCAGTTTGGTTTTTCCAGCGGCATCCCCGCAGACAGTCAGCTTATCGTGCTGCCCCTGGCCGGGCGCAGCAGCGCCAGCGTGGTCATTGCCACCGAGCACGGCGCGTATCGCCTCAAGGTCGCCCCCGGTGAGGCCCGCATGTACAGTCAGGAGGGCGCGTACGTCCATATCAAAGCCGGGCGCATAGTCGAAATAGACTGCGATAATCTCAATATCAATGTTAAAAACCATGCCAATGTTGTCCGGTTAAGCACCCATAGCTAA
- a CDS encoding IS4 family transposase — MPHKEILDLSHHTTLFSQLLSLIPGHVFEKLERKHKTGRSSRQFGFKEQFTVMAFIQLAARRSLRDGLRALEAAKRRLYHLGLKSVARSTVADANNSRPVEFFKDLFAEMYGLCHLRAPRHKFRFKCKLYSMDATTISLCLSIFPWASFRRNKAGVKVNTVLDHDGYIPAFLDINNAKTHESRMAKSLSLPKGSIVTFDKGYICYSWFRMLTAKGIFFVTRLKSNAAYKLVDRRAVDRKTGVTSDHIIDVSSRGKTTRLRRIGYRDAKTGKRYEFLTNHFRLSAKTIADIYKERWQIEIFFREVKQNLHIKSFVGRSENAVHIQIYTALTVYLLLAYQKFLSKLGLSVQQLFELICLNLFGKDSLEELLNPRRRKTINTYSYSLLAMGA; from the coding sequence TTGCCACACAAGGAGATTTTGGACTTGAGCCATCATACTACACTCTTCTCTCAACTGCTATCCCTGATACCGGGACATGTTTTTGAAAAACTCGAACGCAAGCACAAAACTGGCCGCTCTTCACGCCAATTTGGATTCAAGGAGCAATTCACCGTCATGGCCTTTATCCAACTCGCTGCAAGGCGCTCTTTACGCGATGGGCTTCGCGCCTTGGAGGCGGCCAAGAGACGGCTGTATCACCTCGGCTTGAAATCAGTAGCGCGTTCCACGGTTGCCGATGCCAACAATTCAAGGCCTGTGGAATTTTTCAAAGACCTGTTCGCTGAAATGTATGGCCTGTGCCATCTTCGTGCGCCTCGTCACAAATTCCGCTTCAAGTGCAAGCTGTACAGCATGGACGCCACCACCATCAGCCTATGCCTGTCCATCTTTCCCTGGGCGTCGTTCCGGCGGAACAAGGCTGGCGTGAAAGTAAATACCGTGCTTGACCACGATGGCTACATTCCCGCTTTTCTCGATATCAACAATGCCAAAACCCACGAAAGCCGCATGGCCAAAAGTCTTTCATTGCCAAAGGGTTCCATCGTCACCTTCGATAAAGGCTATATCTGCTATTCCTGGTTTCGCATGTTGACCGCGAAGGGCATTTTCTTCGTAACCCGACTGAAGAGCAATGCTGCCTATAAGCTCGTTGATCGCCGCGCCGTAGACCGGAAAACCGGGGTCACGTCCGATCACATCATTGACGTGAGCAGCCGGGGAAAAACCACTCGTCTACGCAGAATCGGCTATCGCGATGCGAAAACCGGCAAACGGTACGAATTTTTGACCAACCATTTCCGCCTGTCCGCCAAGACAATTGCTGATATCTATAAAGAACGCTGGCAAATTGAAATATTCTTCCGCGAAGTCAAACAAAATCTGCATATTAAAAGCTTTGTCGGGCGCTCGGAGAATGCGGTGCACATCCAGATTTATACGGCCCTGACCGTGTATTTACTCCTGGCCTATCAGAAATTCCTGAGCAAGCTTGGGCTGTCGGTGCAACAACTCTTCGAGCTCATTTGCTTGAATCTGTTCGGCAAGGATTCTCTGGAAGAACTTCTGAATCCACGAAGACGAAAAACTATAAACACCTATAGTTATAGCCTGTTAGCTATGGGTGCTTAA
- a CDS encoding YmfQ family protein: MGHSALLAALLPPVSYDVNAPGVEVSLAVDGAELDRVQAASAAVLGALQPWKWQQYLPDWERVYGLPGACAKGDQLLQERIAQLAVAFLERGGISHAWLKRYAALAGYEITIDEFTPFKAGHSRAGDPLTNDDWTYAFRVTTPSDAPRVFKAGQSVAGEALRTWGDSILECIMNQRKPAHAVALIAYT; encoded by the coding sequence ATGGGACATAGTGCCCTGTTGGCGGCCTTGCTGCCGCCTGTATCCTATGATGTTAACGCGCCGGGCGTGGAGGTATCCCTTGCCGTTGACGGCGCAGAGCTTGACCGCGTGCAGGCCGCCAGCGCCGCAGTGCTTGGGGCGCTCCAGCCTTGGAAGTGGCAGCAGTATCTGCCGGATTGGGAGCGTGTATACGGCCTGCCCGGCGCATGTGCAAAAGGCGACCAGTTGCTGCAAGAGCGCATCGCCCAGCTTGCCGTAGCCTTTCTTGAGCGCGGCGGCATCTCCCACGCATGGCTCAAACGCTACGCGGCACTTGCCGGGTACGAGATCACGATTGATGAATTTACGCCATTCAAGGCGGGACACTCCCGCGCTGGCGACCCGCTGACCAATGACGACTGGACGTATGCATTTCGCGTTACAACGCCCAGCGACGCCCCCCGTGTGTTCAAGGCCGGGCAGTCGGTGGCGGGCGAGGCCCTGCGCACTTGGGGCGACAGTATTTTGGAATGCATCATGAACCAGCGCAAACCAGCCCACGCCGTGGCGCTGATTGCGTATACATGA
- the nrdD gene encoding anaerobic ribonucleoside-triphosphate reductase — protein MTDAIANRETRTAMPHLVGVGMKFDRTRRITGYLVGDLERFNNAKRAEERDRVKHGT, from the coding sequence ATGACAGACGCCATTGCCAACCGCGAAACGCGTACAGCCATGCCCCATCTGGTCGGTGTGGGTATGAAGTTTGACCGCACACGCCGCATCACCGGCTACCTTGTGGGCGATCTGGAGCGCTTCAACAACGCCAAGCGCGCCGAAGAACGGGACAGGGTGAAACATGGGACATAG
- a CDS encoding baseplate J/gp47 family protein: MPYTIPSFDSIRTRMLRDMRNLDPAAHTDADSDNYIRATGTASAAEGLYDHQAWIVRQIIPDTADPEYLEQHCALRGITRRAATKATGTITVTGRPGSIVPAYTQAKDADGTVYQTTAAVTLTGTGEAVTASAPCEAAQAGALPDVVGMQVTLLSAPSGVQAKGLLDLAGGTDAESNASMLTTLLDYMRNPPAGGTAADYRRWARSVPGVADATVYPLRQGPGTVDIVIVGEDGIPGEDVVTACQAKIDAERPCTAKAATVYAPVPKPVDMTVALRVSNGATLVTLKPAVTTVLQVEFARLAPGESLVLSRLLAAVSSLDGVADVVIREPGANVVPSALEWCRLGYLMLEAL, encoded by the coding sequence ATGCCGTACACCATTCCCAGCTTTGATAGCATCCGTACCCGCATGCTGCGCGACATGCGCAACCTTGACCCTGCCGCCCATACTGATGCGGACAGCGACAATTATATACGCGCCACTGGCACAGCCAGCGCCGCCGAGGGCTTGTACGATCATCAGGCATGGATAGTGCGCCAGATCATCCCTGACACCGCAGACCCGGAATATCTGGAGCAACATTGCGCCCTGCGCGGCATTACGCGCCGCGCGGCCACCAAAGCTACAGGCACAATTACGGTCACAGGTCGCCCCGGCTCTATTGTGCCCGCCTATACCCAGGCCAAAGATGCCGACGGCACCGTGTATCAGACCACAGCTGCCGTAACCCTTACAGGCACGGGCGAGGCTGTAACAGCGTCCGCCCCATGCGAGGCTGCACAGGCCGGGGCGCTACCGGATGTCGTCGGCATGCAGGTCACGCTGTTGTCAGCGCCGTCTGGTGTGCAGGCCAAGGGTCTGCTTGATCTGGCCGGAGGCACCGATGCCGAGAGCAACGCCAGCATGCTTACGACATTGCTTGACTACATGCGCAACCCGCCAGCAGGCGGCACGGCGGCGGATTATCGCCGCTGGGCGCGGTCTGTTCCCGGCGTGGCGGATGCCACGGTCTATCCCCTGCGGCAGGGACCGGGCACAGTTGATATTGTTATTGTCGGTGAGGACGGCATTCCCGGCGAGGATGTTGTTACCGCATGCCAGGCCAAGATTGACGCAGAGCGCCCCTGCACGGCCAAGGCAGCCACGGTTTACGCGCCCGTGCCTAAGCCGGTTGACATGACTGTGGCCCTGCGCGTCAGCAATGGCGCAACCCTGGTCACGCTCAAGCCCGCAGTCACCACCGTGCTGCAAGTCGAATTTGCCCGACTTGCCCCCGGCGAAAGCCTTGTGCTGTCGCGTCTGCTTGCCGCCGTGTCGTCGCTGGACGGCGTTGCGGACGTTGTAATCCGTGAGCCGGGAGCCAATGTCGTCCCCAGCGCCCTTGAGTGGTGCCGTCTGGGCTATCTGATGCTGGAGGCATTATGA
- a CDS encoding phage GP46 family protein — protein MDAQINPTTGDYTGSRISHLGNAVYLRLCTPLGTWWADTTLGSRLHELQREKDVPRIQLLARQYAEQALEQLIREGRARSVTVTTQQPHDGRCLMLVEVVDATGTPYTFEHFVQVGG, from the coding sequence ATGGACGCGCAAATTAACCCCACAACAGGCGATTACACAGGCAGCCGCATCAGCCATCTTGGCAATGCGGTCTACCTGCGCCTTTGCACGCCGCTCGGCACATGGTGGGCCGACACAACGCTTGGCAGCCGCCTGCACGAGTTGCAGCGCGAAAAAGACGTGCCACGCATCCAGCTACTTGCCCGGCAATATGCAGAACAAGCCCTTGAGCAGCTTATACGGGAAGGCCGCGCCCGCTCTGTCACGGTCACAACGCAGCAGCCGCATGACGGGCGCTGCCTGATGCTTGTTGAGGTGGTGGACGCCACGGGTACGCCGTATACATTTGAGCATTTTGTGCAGGTAGGGGGCTAG
- a CDS encoding endonuclease has protein sequence MRILLFSSVFFFNACLVLAAGNLSNESFSAAKKMLASQVYHDHSVTLYCGAVYDSGGEITLPEGFSVAAYAARAARLEWEHVLPAENMGRFFQEWRQGHPACVKGAKQYRGRRCVEKVNSHYRLMQADMYNLYPSIGAVNALRSNFIYAMLPEAVSSFGQCAMKVARNRAEPPERARGQIARTYFYMAEAYSSSYRMSHRQRKLMRAWNSRYPVDAWECARAGRIERLQGNENRFVKQACLEAGLWAGD, from the coding sequence ATGCGAATACTGCTTTTTTCCAGCGTATTTTTTTTCAACGCCTGCCTGGTACTGGCTGCCGGAAACCTCAGTAATGAAAGTTTTTCCGCGGCCAAAAAAATGCTGGCAAGCCAAGTGTATCATGACCATTCCGTTACACTGTACTGTGGTGCGGTCTATGATTCCGGCGGCGAAATTACCCTGCCGGAAGGGTTTTCAGTTGCTGCATATGCTGCACGGGCCGCAAGACTGGAATGGGAGCACGTCCTGCCTGCAGAAAATATGGGCCGCTTTTTTCAGGAATGGAGACAAGGGCATCCTGCGTGCGTCAAAGGCGCCAAGCAGTACAGGGGCCGACGCTGTGTGGAAAAAGTCAACAGCCATTACCGCCTCATGCAGGCTGATATGTATAACCTGTACCCGTCCATAGGTGCGGTTAATGCCCTGCGTTCCAACTTTATCTATGCCATGCTGCCGGAAGCCGTGTCGAGCTTTGGGCAATGCGCCATGAAAGTGGCAAGGAACAGGGCAGAACCGCCGGAGCGCGCGCGTGGTCAGATAGCACGTACCTATTTTTATATGGCAGAGGCCTATTCTTCATCCTACAGGATGAGCCACAGGCAACGAAAGCTTATGCGGGCCTGGAACAGCCGGTATCCGGTGGATGCGTGGGAGTGCGCCCGGGCCGGGCGTATCGAGAGGCTTCAGGGCAACGAAAACAGGTTTGTCAAACAGGCCTGTCTGGAGGCCGGACTGTGGGCTGGGGACTGA
- a CDS encoding c-type cytochrome, translating to MKKYLQYGAFALAAALLLSGIQPATAQDKEQDGAKLYTALCASCHTPTPGKMMGKPVDGLVAGMEKVKNMESPTGPLIKMKAVLAPLTEAQIKNIAEYLNQLK from the coding sequence ATGAAAAAATACCTGCAGTATGGAGCATTCGCGCTGGCCGCAGCCCTGCTTTTGAGCGGCATCCAGCCCGCAACAGCCCAGGATAAGGAACAAGATGGCGCAAAGCTCTACACGGCTCTTTGCGCTTCCTGTCATACCCCCACACCCGGGAAAATGATGGGCAAACCCGTTGACGGCCTGGTGGCGGGGATGGAGAAGGTTAAAAATATGGAATCCCCCACCGGTCCCCTGATCAAAATGAAAGCAGTGCTTGCGCCATTGACTGAAGCGCAGATAAAAAATATCGCCGAATACCTCAACCAGCTTAAATAA
- the rho gene encoding transcription termination factor Rho, which translates to MRKKKATPTLLTDSALSLTDLKTRSMQELMDLAEQYEIENASSMRKQELIFALLSTCASQNGAIYGDGVLEILPDGFGFLRSPLCSYMPGPDDIYVSPSQIRRFSLRKGDIVSGQIRPPKEGERYFALLKVTEIGFEPPEHAKNLVLFDNLTPIYPDHQLVMENGEKNLSNRVIDIMAPIGRGQRGLIVAPPRTGKTILLQSLANAINANNPEVYLIVLLIDERPEEVTDMERTVKKAEVISSTFDEPPQRHVQVCEMVLEKAKRLVERKRDVVILLDSITRLGRAYNAVTPSSGRVLSGGLDANALQRPKRFFGAARNIEEGGSLTIIATALIDTGSRMDEVIFEEFKGTGNMEIYLDRHLSEKRVFPAIDINRTGTRKEDLLLPEDVLNRVWILRKILAPMSAIDSMEFLLDKMRGTKSNKDFMNAMGK; encoded by the coding sequence ATGCGCAAAAAGAAAGCTACCCCCACACTGTTGACAGACAGCGCCCTGAGCCTCACCGACCTGAAGACCCGCAGCATGCAGGAACTCATGGACCTGGCTGAACAGTACGAGATTGAGAATGCCAGTTCCATGCGAAAGCAAGAGCTTATCTTCGCACTGCTTTCCACCTGCGCCTCGCAGAACGGTGCCATCTACGGCGACGGCGTGCTGGAGATACTGCCGGATGGCTTTGGCTTTCTGCGCTCGCCCCTTTGCAGCTACATGCCGGGACCAGACGACATATATGTGTCGCCATCGCAAATCCGGCGCTTCTCCCTGCGTAAAGGTGACATTGTTTCCGGGCAGATCCGCCCGCCCAAGGAAGGGGAGCGCTACTTCGCCCTGCTGAAGGTTACCGAGATCGGCTTTGAACCGCCGGAACATGCCAAAAATCTCGTCCTGTTTGACAACCTTACCCCCATCTACCCCGACCATCAGCTCGTCATGGAAAATGGCGAGAAAAATCTTTCCAACCGCGTCATCGACATCATGGCCCCCATTGGTCGTGGTCAGCGCGGCCTTATTGTAGCCCCCCCCCGCACAGGCAAAACCATTCTGCTCCAATCGCTTGCCAATGCCATCAACGCCAATAATCCGGAAGTCTACCTTATCGTGCTGCTGATTGACGAGCGCCCCGAGGAAGTGACGGATATGGAACGTACGGTCAAAAAGGCCGAAGTAATCAGTTCCACGTTTGACGAGCCGCCGCAGCGCCATGTGCAGGTCTGTGAAATGGTGCTTGAAAAGGCCAAACGCCTTGTAGAACGCAAGCGCGATGTTGTTATCCTGCTTGACTCGATCACCCGCCTTGGCAGGGCCTACAACGCCGTAACCCCCTCGTCCGGGCGTGTACTTTCCGGTGGTCTGGACGCCAACGCCCTGCAGCGGCCCAAACGCTTTTTCGGTGCGGCCCGTAACATCGAAGAAGGCGGCAGCCTGACCATTATCGCTACCGCCCTGATTGATACCGGTTCACGCATGGACGAAGTAATCTTTGAAGAGTTCAAGGGTACAGGCAATATGGAAATCTACCTGGACCGCCATCTTTCGGAAAAGCGCGTGTTCCCTGCCATCGATATCAACCGCACCGGCACCCGCAAGGAAGACCTGCTGCTGCCCGAAGACGTGCTCAACCGCGTCTGGATACTGCGCAAGATTCTGGCCCCCATGTCTGCCATTGACAGTATGGAATTCCTGCTGGACAAGATGCGCGGCACCAAATCCAATAAAGACTTTATGAACGCCATGGGCAAATAG
- a CDS encoding CarD family transcriptional regulator, whose protein sequence is MFTPNDLVVYPAQGVGKIESIDSQTIGGIACDFYIVRIQANNVTLMVPVNNAAHVGLRTLTTTEEAERILEELRSSTGKVVHTGQNWNRRFREYSERLKSPELAVVTEVLRELLLIGRTKELSFGERRLQEQAMGLVTGELAEVLKVEEDSLRDELLELYAPPPPPEENQN, encoded by the coding sequence ATGTTCACGCCGAACGATCTCGTTGTATATCCAGCCCAGGGAGTGGGCAAGATAGAAAGCATCGATAGCCAGACTATTGGCGGTATCGCATGTGATTTCTATATTGTTCGCATTCAGGCCAACAATGTAACGTTGATGGTTCCTGTTAACAATGCTGCACACGTGGGGCTGCGCACTCTTACCACGACGGAAGAGGCGGAACGCATTCTTGAAGAGCTACGCAGCAGCACCGGCAAGGTTGTTCATACCGGCCAGAACTGGAACCGGCGGTTCCGCGAGTATTCCGAACGCCTGAAAAGCCCCGAGCTTGCCGTGGTTACAGAAGTTCTACGCGAACTTCTGCTTATCGGCCGCACCAAGGAACTTTCTTTTGGTGAACGCCGCCTGCAGGAGCAGGCCATGGGACTCGTCACCGGTGAACTGGCCGAAGTGCTTAAGGTCGAGGAAGACAGCCTTCGGGATGAATTGCTTGAACTTTATGCGCCACCGCCACCGCCGGAAGAAAACCAGAACTGA
- the pth gene encoding aminoacyl-tRNA hydrolase, producing the protein MDYNGVLVGLGNPGARYEGTRHNCGFALVDAFVDFGYRHGTVDEMNGGKFSCQLWRVRLPRLDGCWLAAKPQTFMNLSGQCVQPLLSWHKLKAADLVVAHDELDIPPGELRFKFGGGNAGHNGLKSITELLGTPDFYRLRMGIGRPPHKGDVTNWVLGRPQGEDAENLDHILPLALDVLFAFADKGLDSAVRLAGKTTRPHKPVRQTANAEASNNSPEASATPQNKDNT; encoded by the coding sequence ATGGACTATAATGGCGTTCTGGTGGGTCTGGGCAATCCGGGCGCACGCTATGAAGGCACACGGCACAACTGCGGCTTCGCCCTGGTAGACGCTTTTGTGGACTTTGGCTACCGTCACGGCACTGTAGACGAAATGAACGGCGGCAAGTTTTCCTGCCAGTTGTGGCGTGTGCGACTGCCCCGCCTTGACGGCTGCTGGCTGGCCGCCAAGCCGCAGACATTCATGAACCTCAGCGGGCAATGCGTACAGCCGCTACTGTCCTGGCATAAGCTCAAAGCAGCAGACCTTGTGGTAGCCCACGATGAACTGGACATACCCCCCGGTGAACTGCGCTTCAAGTTCGGCGGAGGCAATGCCGGGCACAACGGCTTGAAATCCATTACCGAACTTCTCGGCACACCGGATTTTTACCGACTGCGCATGGGCATAGGCCGCCCCCCCCACAAAGGCGATGTGACCAACTGGGTTCTGGGCCGTCCCCAGGGTGAAGACGCCGAAAACCTGGATCACATCCTGCCACTGGCGCTTGATGTCCTGTTTGCTTTTGCCGACAAAGGCCTGGACAGCGCCGTGCGCCTGGCTGGAAAAACGACCCGGCCACACAAACCCGTAAGGCAGACTGCAAACGCTGAAGCCAGCAACAACAGCCCGGAAGCTTCCGCAACCCCGCAAAACAAAGATAATACTTAA
- a CDS encoding alpha/beta hydrolase → MPHHAVTYHSLRPLGSRASLEIWPKHRAGVMLFYPGTMLSPVQYRPLLSALHEAGFGVAALHFTGHGRNSHWTGFTFDDLVQDGLAAEQWLRKRGHRAVAVCGHSQGGILAMAHAAASQKLVAAFPITGILPQSDRLMDLTIFRRWSNKKHEFAATLRFLARWLPRLPMPLQSYLSVRRIVAGARHIAYNRKQCRMSYPLGYLSSLLSASISEQMQCPLYFFSAVNDALFTPAGVQSTFEQLRAPQKKLVWLPGGGHLAAMNPALCRYMARHAAAACAGLGLPLHLEKTCRAQGGAAYGL, encoded by the coding sequence ATGCCGCACCATGCTGTGACCTATCATTCCCTGCGCCCGCTGGGCAGCAGGGCAAGCCTGGAAATCTGGCCCAAGCACAGGGCCGGAGTCATGCTTTTTTATCCGGGAACTATGCTTTCGCCAGTGCAGTACAGGCCGCTTCTTTCTGCCCTGCATGAGGCAGGTTTTGGCGTTGCCGCCCTGCACTTCACCGGCCATGGCCGCAACAGCCACTGGACGGGCTTTACCTTTGACGACCTTGTGCAGGACGGTCTGGCTGCAGAGCAGTGGCTGCGCAAACGGGGACACCGCGCCGTTGCCGTTTGCGGGCACAGCCAGGGCGGCATCCTTGCCATGGCACACGCCGCAGCCTCCCAAAAACTCGTCGCGGCTTTTCCCATTACCGGCATTTTGCCGCAGAGTGACAGGCTTATGGACCTGACGATATTTCGGCGCTGGAGCAACAAAAAGCATGAATTTGCAGCAACATTACGCTTTTTGGCGCGTTGGCTACCGCGCCTGCCCATGCCCTTGCAGTCGTATCTTTCCGTGCGGCGCATTGTAGCTGGCGCGCGCCATATTGCCTATAACAGAAAGCAGTGCCGCATGAGCTATCCGCTGGGCTATCTGTCCAGCCTTCTTTCAGCCTCCATAAGTGAACAGATGCAATGCCCTCTTTATTTTTTCAGTGCGGTCAATGACGCCCTTTTTACCCCGGCCGGGGTTCAGAGCACTTTTGAGCAACTACGCGCACCGCAAAAAAAGCTTGTCTGGCTGCCCGGCGGAGGCCACCTGGCTGCCATGAACCCTGCGCTGTGCCGCTACATGGCACGGCACGCAGCGGCAGCCTGCGCAGGACTGGGGCTTCCCTTGCACCTGGAAAAGACATGTCGCGCTCAGGGAGGCGCAGCGTATGGACTATAA
- a CDS encoding 50S ribosomal protein L25/general stress protein Ctc: MNIEKTLSVQKREGYGKGPSGRLRAQKLIPGVFYTPKGENISVQAPALPLQKIYEEMGHTTVFNLEIEENGQKTAYPVLIWQVQFHPYKRAFTHIDFYGVDLDKEVTVDVPVEFVGTSRGVKLGGVLETYREMVRLTSKPLNMPQKITVDVTDMGINDTISVGDLKLPENVRAEFDQNYALVTVISKSKDDAEEEGDED; the protein is encoded by the coding sequence ATGAATATTGAAAAGACTTTGAGCGTGCAAAAACGCGAAGGTTACGGCAAAGGCCCCAGCGGCCGCCTGCGTGCCCAGAAATTGATCCCGGGCGTGTTCTACACCCCCAAGGGTGAAAACATTTCCGTGCAGGCCCCTGCCCTGCCCCTGCAAAAAATTTACGAAGAAATGGGCCACACCACGGTGTTCAACCTCGAAATCGAGGAAAACGGCCAAAAAACCGCCTATCCCGTGCTTATCTGGCAGGTGCAGTTCCACCCCTACAAGCGCGCTTTCACCCACATCGACTTTTACGGCGTGGACCTTGACAAGGAAGTCACCGTTGACGTACCCGTGGAATTTGTGGGTACCTCGCGCGGCGTGAAGCTTGGCGGCGTGCTCGAAACCTATCGCGAAATGGTACGCCTCACCAGCAAGCCGCTGAACATGCCCCAGAAGATCACCGTTGACGTGACCGATATGGGCATCAACGACACCATCAGCGTGGGCGACCTCAAGCTGCCCGAAAACGTGCGGGCCGAGTTTGACCAGAACTATGCCCTGGTGACGGTCATCTCCAAAAGCAAGGACGATGCCGAAGAAGAAGGCGACGAAGACTAG